Proteins found in one Aquibium microcysteis genomic segment:
- a CDS encoding AbrB family transcriptional regulator — protein MLLASLSLVLAALLEWAALPAALLIGPMIAAVAAGVSGATVRPAPSLFVAAQGIIGCMIVSAIEPALFRTLLSGWPVILAAVLSTLAASSILGAMVARWGSLPGTTAVWGSAPGAASAMVVMADAFGADARLVAFMQYLRMIVVSISAALLARIWVDTGDLEREAIVWFPRLAVPDFPMTLAIAAIGAFGGRMSGIPGATLLGPLVLGIPLHLGLGLDLQLPEWLLAASYALIGWTIGLRFTRPVLLHAARALPQIAAAILVLIGFCAAIGAVLASSFDVDPLTAFLATSPGGMDTVAIIAAASGSVDLSFVMTLQMTRFLIVLLVGPPLARTIARRMSRGSP, from the coding sequence GTGCTGCTCGCTTCCCTGTCGCTCGTCCTGGCGGCGCTGCTCGAATGGGCGGCGCTTCCGGCCGCGCTCCTCATCGGCCCCATGATCGCCGCCGTCGCCGCCGGCGTTTCAGGCGCCACGGTACGCCCCGCGCCGTCGCTGTTCGTGGCTGCGCAGGGCATCATCGGCTGCATGATCGTCAGCGCCATCGAACCCGCCCTTTTCAGGACGCTCCTGTCCGGCTGGCCGGTCATCCTCGCGGCGGTGCTCTCCACGCTCGCGGCGTCGAGCATTCTGGGCGCCATGGTCGCGCGCTGGGGTTCGCTGCCAGGCACGACGGCGGTCTGGGGGTCGGCGCCCGGCGCGGCGAGCGCCATGGTGGTGATGGCCGACGCCTTCGGCGCGGACGCCCGCCTGGTCGCCTTCATGCAGTACCTGCGCATGATCGTCGTCTCGATCTCGGCGGCGCTGCTGGCGCGGATCTGGGTGGACACGGGCGATCTCGAGCGTGAGGCGATCGTCTGGTTTCCGCGTCTTGCCGTGCCGGACTTCCCGATGACGCTGGCGATCGCCGCGATCGGCGCCTTCGGCGGGCGGATGAGCGGCATTCCGGGAGCCACTCTGCTCGGTCCCCTGGTGCTCGGGATACCGCTGCACCTGGGCCTCGGCCTCGACCTTCAATTGCCCGAATGGCTGCTGGCGGCGAGCTACGCCCTCATCGGCTGGACGATCGGCCTTCGCTTCACGCGGCCCGTCCTGCTGCATGCCGCGCGCGCCCTGCCGCAGATTGCGGCCGCGATCCTCGTGCTGATCGGCTTCTGCGCGGCGATCGGCGCAGTGCTCGCGTCGAGCTTCGACGTCGACCCGCTCACCGCCTTCCTCGCCACGAGCCCCGGAGGCATGGACACGGTGGCCATCATCGCTGCCGCCTCCGGCAGTGTCGACCTGTCCTTCGTCATGACGTTGCAGATGACGCGCTTCCTGATCGTGCTGCTCGTCGGGCCGCCGCTCGCCAGGACGATCGCCCGTCGCATGAGCCGCGGGTCGCCTTGA
- a CDS encoding DUF6460 domain-containing protein: MSGSVSRFLGDSPLRVLLKLAVLSFLVGFAMHAFGWMPIDVWYALRDAALDIWRMGFDALGRFFSYFVIGAVVVVPIFLLIRLLSFRR, from the coding sequence GTGTCCGGTTCCGTTTCCCGTTTCCTAGGCGACAGTCCCCTGCGCGTGCTGCTCAAGCTCGCGGTTCTCTCCTTTCTCGTCGGCTTCGCCATGCATGCCTTCGGCTGGATGCCGATCGACGTCTGGTACGCCTTGCGGGATGCCGCGCTCGACATCTGGCGCATGGGGTTCGACGCGCTGGGCCGCTTCTTCAGCTACTTCGTGATCGGGGCCGTCGTGGTCGTTCCGATCTTCCTCCTGATACGCCTGCTGAGCTTCAGGCGCTGA
- a CDS encoding histone deacetylase: MPIDIVHHPDYDARFPAHHRFPMGKYSFLMDALRKRGLIKSSHLHEPGPVGADLLSLAHDPIYVEQVLARSVPEAIERDIGFPVDDRVARRAHLATSGTLLAARLALANGLACNTAGGSHHARRGQGAGFCTFNDVGVAALALLAEGAVRRVLVVDLDVHQGDGTADIFSAEPRVFTFSMHGDRNYPTRKIPSDLDVSLPDGTGDAAYMAKLEPLLPLLSLYARPDIVFYNAGVDPHADDRLGKLALTDEGLRSRDRAVLGHFRQAGVPVCGVIGGGYSDDVAALAERHAILFEVAAALADATEREPVSA; the protein is encoded by the coding sequence ATGCCGATCGATATCGTCCACCATCCCGATTACGACGCCCGGTTTCCGGCACATCACCGCTTCCCGATGGGGAAGTACAGCTTTCTCATGGATGCCCTGAGGAAGCGCGGCCTGATCAAATCTTCGCACCTGCACGAGCCCGGGCCGGTCGGCGCCGATCTCCTGTCGCTCGCCCACGACCCGATCTACGTCGAGCAGGTTCTGGCGCGCAGCGTTCCCGAAGCGATCGAGCGCGACATCGGCTTTCCGGTGGACGACCGGGTTGCCCGGCGCGCGCATCTGGCGACGTCGGGCACGCTGCTCGCCGCCCGTCTGGCGCTCGCCAACGGACTGGCCTGCAATACGGCGGGCGGCAGCCATCACGCGCGCCGAGGCCAGGGTGCCGGCTTCTGCACGTTCAACGACGTCGGCGTGGCGGCGCTCGCCCTGCTGGCCGAGGGCGCCGTGCGGCGGGTGCTCGTCGTCGATCTCGACGTCCATCAGGGGGACGGAACGGCCGACATCTTCTCCGCCGAGCCGCGTGTCTTCACCTTCTCCATGCACGGGGACAGGAACTATCCGACGCGCAAGATACCGTCGGATCTCGACGTGAGCCTGCCCGACGGCACCGGCGACGCCGCCTACATGGCCAAGCTGGAGCCACTGCTTCCGCTCCTGTCTCTCTATGCGCGACCCGATATCGTCTTCTACAATGCGGGCGTCGATCCGCATGCCGACGACAGGCTGGGCAAGCTCGCACTGACGGACGAGGGGCTGCGTTCGCGCGATCGCGCAGTGCTCGGCCATTTCAGGCAGGCCGGCGTGCCGGTATGCGGCGTGATCGGCGGCGGCTATTCCGACGACGTCGCGGCGCTCGCCGAGCGCCACGCCATCCTGTTCGAGGTCGCTGCCGCTCTGGCGGACGCGACCGAGCGCGAGCCGGTCAGCGCCTGA
- a CDS encoding MATE family efflux transporter translates to MDAGVEAAPAPSTAGRPFTVTNRLVLSIAVPMTLAYLTTPLLGITDTAVVGQFGDAAMLGGLAAGAIVFDLVFSTFNFLRSGTSGLVAQAFGSGDGRAEQAWFWRAFMLAIAIGIVLALAGPAVAWAGALFIDGEPAVSAAMKSYVIVRLLCAPFALANYAILGYVLGRGEGMLGLFLQIVLNGANILLSIWLGLVLGWGLEGVAWGTVCGEIIAFVIGLGVVYRRFSALPRLSMAAVFDRAALRRMLAMNGDIMIRSFVLLSAFALVARQGAQLGTLTLAVNAVLMNFFLVAGYFLDGFATAAEQLAGRSVGARQRKSFVDAIWLTSLWGFAMSGAVAVVVMLTGDALVAFITTAPGVREAAATYLPWAALTAVSGVLAFQMDGVFIGATWSRDMRNMMLLSFALFLAALFVLPGLYGNHGIWAALHVFLLARGLSLSAMVPLRLRQTFPAPA, encoded by the coding sequence ATGGATGCTGGCGTCGAAGCCGCCCCGGCCCCGTCGACGGCAGGTCGGCCTTTCACGGTGACCAACCGGCTGGTGCTGTCGATCGCCGTGCCGATGACACTGGCCTACCTGACGACGCCGCTGCTCGGCATCACCGACACGGCGGTCGTCGGACAGTTCGGCGACGCCGCCATGCTCGGCGGTCTCGCCGCCGGCGCCATCGTCTTCGACCTCGTCTTCTCGACCTTCAACTTCCTCCGCTCCGGCACCTCGGGCCTGGTCGCGCAGGCCTTCGGCAGCGGCGACGGCCGCGCCGAGCAGGCCTGGTTCTGGCGCGCCTTCATGCTGGCCATCGCCATCGGCATCGTCCTGGCGCTGGCCGGGCCGGCGGTCGCGTGGGCCGGTGCGCTGTTCATCGACGGCGAGCCGGCGGTGAGCGCGGCGATGAAGAGCTACGTGATCGTGCGCCTGCTCTGCGCGCCCTTCGCGCTCGCCAACTACGCGATCCTCGGCTACGTGCTCGGACGCGGCGAAGGCATGCTCGGCCTCTTCCTGCAGATCGTGCTCAACGGCGCCAACATCCTCCTGTCGATCTGGCTCGGCCTCGTGCTGGGATGGGGCCTGGAGGGCGTCGCCTGGGGCACCGTCTGCGGCGAGATCATCGCCTTCGTCATCGGACTGGGCGTCGTGTACAGGCGCTTCTCGGCGCTGCCGCGACTGTCGATGGCGGCGGTTTTCGACCGTGCGGCGCTGCGGCGCATGCTCGCCATGAACGGCGACATCATGATCCGCTCCTTCGTGCTGCTCTCGGCCTTCGCGCTCGTCGCCCGCCAGGGCGCGCAGCTCGGCACGCTGACGCTCGCGGTCAACGCCGTCCTGATGAACTTCTTCCTCGTCGCGGGTTACTTCCTCGACGGCTTCGCCACCGCGGCGGAACAGCTGGCCGGGCGTTCGGTCGGCGCCCGGCAGCGCAAATCCTTCGTCGACGCGATCTGGCTCACCAGCCTGTGGGGCTTTGCGATGTCGGGAGCCGTGGCCGTCGTGGTGATGCTGACCGGCGACGCGCTCGTGGCCTTCATCACCACCGCCCCCGGCGTGCGCGAGGCGGCTGCGACCTACCTGCCCTGGGCCGCCCTGACGGCGGTGTCGGGCGTGCTGGCCTTCCAGATGGACGGAGTCTTCATCGGCGCGACCTGGTCGCGCGACATGCGCAACATGATGCTGCTGTCCTTCGCGCTGTTTCTCGCGGCACTGTTCGTGCTGCCGGGGCTCTACGGCAACCACGGCATCTGGGCCGCACTGCACGTCTTCCTGCTCGCCCGCGGCCTCAGCCTGTCGGCGATGGTGCCCCTGCGCCTGCGCCAGACCTTCCCGGCGCCGGCCTGA
- a CDS encoding quinone-dependent dihydroorotate dehydrogenase: MRRLLDTVGRRALFAFDPETAHGLSIAALKSGAPLGCRPKPDPRLETRVAGLTFPNPLGMAAGYDKNAEVPQALLRLGFGFAEVGTITPLPQGGNPRPRIFRLTEDGAVINRLGFNNEGHDAAFARLSPLTARRGIVGVNIGANKDAEDRIADYESGIRRFAAVASYLTVNISSPNTPGLRNLQGREQLAQLLSRVAAARAASAKPEIAIFLKIAPDLHEADLDDVAAEVAAHGIDGVIVSNTTLSRAGLTARERTETGGLSGRPLFSRSTAVLARMRQRLGRSFALIGVGGVDSAKAAAEKIRAGADLVQLYTGMIYDGPSLPGHIVEGLSAILDREDAASPAALRDSRVKHWAAVPLD, translated from the coding sequence GTGAGGCGGCTGCTCGACACGGTCGGCCGCCGTGCGCTCTTCGCCTTCGATCCCGAGACGGCGCACGGGCTGTCGATCGCGGCGTTGAAATCGGGCGCACCGCTCGGCTGCCGGCCGAAGCCCGATCCGCGTCTCGAGACGCGGGTGGCCGGCCTCACCTTTCCCAATCCGCTGGGCATGGCTGCCGGCTACGACAAGAACGCCGAGGTGCCGCAGGCACTGCTTCGGCTCGGTTTCGGCTTCGCCGAGGTCGGCACGATCACGCCGCTGCCGCAGGGCGGTAATCCCAGGCCGCGCATCTTCCGCCTGACGGAGGACGGCGCCGTCATCAACCGCCTCGGCTTCAACAACGAAGGCCATGACGCGGCCTTCGCCCGCCTGTCGCCCCTGACGGCAAGGCGCGGCATCGTCGGGGTCAACATCGGCGCGAACAAGGATGCCGAAGACCGCATCGCCGACTACGAGAGCGGCATCCGTCGCTTCGCCGCGGTCGCCTCCTATCTCACCGTCAACATCTCGTCGCCGAACACGCCGGGCCTGCGCAACCTGCAGGGCCGCGAGCAGCTGGCGCAGCTCCTGTCGCGGGTCGCGGCCGCGCGTGCGGCGAGCGCGAAGCCGGAGATCGCGATCTTCCTCAAGATCGCGCCCGACCTGCACGAGGCCGACCTCGACGACGTCGCCGCCGAGGTTGCGGCGCACGGCATCGACGGCGTCATCGTGTCGAACACGACGCTGTCGCGCGCCGGCCTCACGGCTCGCGAGAGGACGGAGACCGGCGGCCTCTCGGGCCGGCCGCTGTTTTCCCGTTCCACGGCCGTGCTCGCCCGCATGCGGCAGCGGCTCGGTCGATCGTTCGCGCTGATCGGTGTCGGCGGCGTGGATTCGGCGAAAGCCGCGGCCGAGAAGATCCGCGCCGGGGCCGATCTCGTCCAGCTCTATACCGGCATGATCTACGACGGGCCCTCTCTGCCCGGCCACATCGTCGAGGGACTCTCGGCCATTCTCGACCGCGAGGACGCCGCGTCGCCGGCTGCGCTGCGTGACAGCCGCGTCAAGCACTGGGCGGCGGTTCCGCTCGACTGA
- a CDS encoding DUF952 domain-containing protein, producing the protein MTDIIYKISPATEWREAEERGRFEGAPVDLADGFIHFSTAGQVSETAAKHFAGQGDLLLVAVDARALGDALKWEVSRGGALFPHLYAPLDPRAALWARPLPLDADGRHVFPDLSA; encoded by the coding sequence ATGACCGACATCATCTACAAGATCTCTCCGGCGACCGAGTGGCGGGAGGCAGAGGAACGCGGCCGCTTCGAAGGCGCGCCCGTGGATCTCGCCGACGGCTTCATCCACTTCTCGACCGCCGGCCAGGTGTCGGAGACGGCCGCGAAGCACTTCGCCGGGCAGGGCGACCTCCTGCTGGTGGCGGTCGACGCGAGAGCGCTGGGCGATGCGCTGAAATGGGAAGTGTCGCGGGGCGGCGCCCTGTTCCCCCATCTCTACGCACCGCTGGACCCGCGCGCGGCACTCTGGGCGAGGCCGCTGCCGCTCGACGCCGACGGCCGCCACGTGTTTCCGGACCTGTCGGCGTGA
- a CDS encoding thioesterase family protein, which produces MTGFVESHRSYVNTWECDDNAHMNVQFYFKRFDEAARFFAGMNGGDMAGPLPRTRHVRYHSELHAGGIARMRSAIVADGRFAGFAVHLLDDLETGRIAATALDAPSGIRAPGRLVQETDIAPALPRGIAPEPAEPERPEDVLARGGLVSSRTIVQPMQCDAAGELLAQGFVGRLSDAAAHVWEVAGVGIATLRERGYGRVALEMKLTHHRPAKAGEALLIHSRPILTGGKALRLHHEISRFRDGAPVVTAEVVAVILDLATRRSVAAPTAASGD; this is translated from the coding sequence ATGACCGGCTTCGTCGAGAGCCACCGCTCCTATGTCAACACGTGGGAGTGCGACGACAATGCGCACATGAACGTACAGTTCTACTTCAAGCGCTTCGACGAGGCGGCCCGCTTCTTCGCCGGAATGAATGGCGGCGACATGGCCGGACCGCTGCCGCGGACCCGGCACGTGCGCTATCATTCGGAACTCCACGCCGGTGGGATCGCGCGGATGCGCTCGGCGATCGTCGCCGACGGACGTTTCGCCGGATTTGCCGTGCATCTGCTCGACGACTTGGAGACGGGAAGGATCGCGGCGACCGCGCTCGACGCGCCGTCCGGGATCCGGGCTCCCGGTCGTCTGGTGCAGGAGACCGACATCGCGCCGGCTCTGCCACGCGGAATCGCGCCGGAGCCGGCCGAACCGGAGCGGCCGGAGGACGTGCTGGCGCGGGGCGGCCTGGTGTCCAGCCGCACGATCGTCCAGCCGATGCAGTGCGACGCCGCGGGCGAACTCCTTGCCCAGGGCTTCGTCGGCCGCCTGTCGGATGCCGCGGCCCATGTCTGGGAGGTCGCCGGCGTCGGCATCGCGACGTTGCGGGAACGCGGCTACGGCCGTGTCGCGCTGGAGATGAAGCTCACGCACCACCGGCCGGCAAAGGCGGGCGAGGCGCTGCTGATCCATTCGCGCCCGATCCTGACCGGCGGCAAGGCGCTGCGCCTGCACCACGAGATTTCGCGCTTTCGGGACGGGGCGCCGGTCGTCACCGCCGAGGTCGTGGCCGTGATCCTCGACCTGGCGACGCGCAGGTCAGTCGCCGCGCCGACCGCCGCATCCGGCGACTGA